Proteins co-encoded in one Polaromonas vacuolata genomic window:
- the grxD gene encoding Grx4 family monothiol glutaredoxin, which produces MTQETQQRIDQIVKSSDVVLFMKGTAQFPQCGFSGKAIQVLKACGVAKPATVNVLEDEEIRHGIKEYSNWPTIPQLYVKGEFVGGSDIMMEMYQNGELQQVLGTPEA; this is translated from the coding sequence ATGACTCAAGAGACCCAACAACGCATAGACCAAATCGTCAAATCCAGCGACGTCGTGCTGTTCATGAAGGGCACTGCCCAGTTCCCACAATGCGGCTTTTCCGGCAAAGCGATTCAAGTTCTCAAAGCCTGCGGCGTAGCCAAACCAGCTACTGTCAACGTGCTGGAAGACGAAGAAATTCGCCACGGCATTAAGGAATACAGCAACTGGCCAACCATTCCCCAGCTTTACGTCAAGGGTGAGTTTGTGGGCGGCTCTGACATCATGATGGAGATGTACCAAAACGGCGAACTCCAGCAAGTATTGGGTACGCCAGAGGCCTGA
- the prmC gene encoding peptide chain release factor N(5)-glutamine methyltransferase, with translation MPPSLTLMQALDQATAQGLPRLDAQLLLLHTLGRQSHERAWLLAHDDQTLSAAAAQNYADFCQRRADDEPLAYIVGEKEFFGLALLCDARVLVPRPDTETLVEWALDLLAQRNDKSIKIIDLGTGSGAIALALAHSLKAIEVFALDASVDALEVAKANALKLGLSLQFVRSNWLEEITDKFEMIVSNPPYIEDADPHLRALRHEPRQALSAGKDGLDDIRQIIAQAPDCLTPGGWLLLEHGYDQAERVLALLVQRGYEQVQGRKDLAGITRCSGGRWPL, from the coding sequence ATGCCACCGTCACTTACCCTGATGCAAGCCTTGGACCAGGCTACAGCGCAAGGCTTGCCTCGCTTGGACGCGCAGTTATTACTGCTGCATACGTTGGGCCGCCAGAGCCATGAAAGAGCTTGGTTGCTAGCCCATGACGATCAAACCCTAAGCGCAGCGGCGGCGCAAAACTATGCTGACTTTTGCCAACGCCGAGCAGACGACGAACCACTGGCCTACATCGTCGGCGAGAAAGAGTTTTTTGGATTAGCGCTGCTATGCGATGCGCGCGTGCTGGTGCCTAGGCCAGACACTGAGACGCTGGTCGAATGGGCACTGGATTTACTCGCCCAGCGTAACGATAAGTCCATCAAAATCATAGACCTAGGAACCGGTAGCGGCGCGATCGCGCTGGCCCTTGCGCACAGTCTTAAAGCTATTGAAGTGTTTGCGCTAGACGCCAGCGTGGACGCACTAGAAGTCGCAAAAGCCAATGCGCTCAAATTGGGTTTAAGTCTGCAATTCGTGCGCAGTAATTGGCTAGAGGAAATCACGGATAAGTTCGAGATGATTGTGAGCAACCCGCCTTATATCGAAGACGCCGACCCACATTTGCGCGCCTTAAGGCATGAACCGCGTCAAGCGCTAAGCGCAGGAAAAGACGGACTGGACGATATTAGGCAAATCATTGCACAAGCGCCCGACTGCCTGACGCCGGGTGGATGGCTGCTGCTAGAGCACGGCTACGACCAAGCCGAGCGGGTACTGGCACTCTTAGTGCAACGCGGTTATGAGCAGGTGCAAGGCCGCAAAGATCTAGCCGGAATTACACGTTGTTCCGGAGGCCGTTGGCCGTTGTAA
- the prfA gene encoding peptide chain release factor 1: MKPFLRQTLDRTLLRLHELDALLSASDVVSDLNRFRSLTREHAESSVVADQYRLLTAREADLAGAQEMLAEAKADPEMAQMAEEEIAAAKADIASIDDGLQLMLIPKDPDDARPAFIEIRAGTGGDESALFAGDLFRLYTRYAERMGWRCEIISESASELGGYKEVVLRVDGSPDAHGVGVYGKLRFESGGHRVQRVPSTETQGRIHTSACTVAVLPEPDEAVAILINPADLRIDTYRASGAGGQHINKTDSAVRVTHLPTGIVAECQDDRSQHRNKAKALQVLSARIVEKDRAERAAKDAAMRKGLVGSGDRSDRIRTYNFPQGRLTDHRINLTLYKLLTIMEGDLGDVLTALQVARGAEQLAELESTVQN, encoded by the coding sequence ATGAAACCTTTTCTACGCCAAACCCTAGACCGCACGCTGCTACGCCTGCACGAGCTCGATGCATTGCTCTCGGCCAGCGATGTGGTCAGCGACTTAAACCGCTTCAGATCGCTGACACGCGAACACGCCGAGTCCAGCGTGGTGGCCGATCAATACCGCCTGCTCACCGCTCGCGAGGCTGATCTGGCCGGCGCGCAGGAAATGCTGGCAGAAGCCAAAGCCGATCCTGAGATGGCGCAAATGGCAGAAGAAGAAATCGCCGCGGCTAAAGCCGACATTGCCAGCATCGATGACGGTCTGCAACTGATGCTGATACCCAAGGACCCCGACGACGCCAGACCGGCGTTTATCGAAATTCGCGCCGGCACCGGTGGCGACGAATCAGCCCTGTTTGCAGGCGACTTATTTCGTCTCTACACCCGTTATGCCGAACGCATGGGCTGGCGCTGCGAGATCATCAGTGAATCGGCCAGCGAATTAGGCGGCTACAAAGAAGTCGTGCTGCGCGTGGACGGCAGCCCAGATGCGCACGGCGTGGGCGTTTACGGCAAGCTCAGGTTTGAGTCTGGCGGCCACCGTGTGCAGCGCGTACCCAGTACCGAAACCCAAGGACGCATACATACCAGCGCCTGCACTGTAGCCGTCTTACCAGAGCCCGACGAGGCAGTGGCGATACTGATTAATCCGGCCGATTTACGCATAGACACCTACCGGGCCAGCGGCGCCGGCGGTCAGCACATCAACAAGACCGACTCTGCCGTGCGCGTCACCCACCTGCCAACTGGCATAGTCGCCGAATGCCAAGATGACCGCAGCCAGCACCGCAACAAAGCCAAAGCACTGCAGGTACTATCCGCCCGCATCGTCGAGAAAGACCGCGCCGAGCGCGCTGCCAAAGATGCAGCCATGCGTAAAGGTCTGGTCGGCAGCGGCGACCGCAGCGATCGAATCCGCACCTACAACTTCCCGCAAGGTCGGCTCACAGATCACCGCATCAACCTGACGCTGTACAAGCTGCTGACCATCATGGAGGGCGACTTGGGCGATGTGCTGACGGCCTTGCAAGTCGCGCGTGGCGCGGAACAACTTGCCGAGCTAGAAAGCACGGTACAAAACTAA
- the hemA gene encoding glutamyl-tRNA reductase, which yields MSVWALGLNHHTAPLDLRGRFAFSVEQMAPTLKGLRSTWARQTEATILSTCNRTEIYCAGKQASSEDVAQTLEWLAHSGGVSPDLLRSHTYALKGDQAARHAFRVASGLDSMVLGEPQILGQMKDAVRAAEDAGAMGSTLHQLFQRSFAVAKEVRSSTEIGEHSISMAAAAVRLASQLFEDLGDIKVLFVGAGEMIDLAATHFAAKNPKSMTIANRTLERGELLAARFGAQVMRLADLPSRLHEFDAVISCTASTLPIIGLGAVERAVKLRKRKPMFMVDLAVPRDIEPEVKDLPDIYLYTVDDLAQVVQSGKDSRQAAVAQAEVIIDAGVQNFMHWLDQRGTVPLIQQINAQAEEWRDHEIARAKKMLARGEPVEAVLEALSRGLTQKMLHGTMAELHTGDADSRAATAQTVSRLFLRNAPLTSGQDKQH from the coding sequence ATGTCAGTCTGGGCCCTTGGGCTAAACCATCACACCGCACCGCTGGATTTGCGTGGACGATTTGCTTTTTCAGTAGAGCAAATGGCGCCAACTTTGAAAGGCTTACGCTCGACCTGGGCGCGCCAAACCGAGGCCACCATACTCTCGACCTGCAACCGCACCGAGATTTATTGCGCGGGCAAACAAGCTAGCTCAGAAGACGTGGCGCAAACCCTAGAGTGGCTGGCCCACAGCGGCGGCGTATCACCGGACTTGCTACGCTCACACACCTACGCACTCAAAGGTGACCAAGCCGCACGCCACGCTTTTCGCGTCGCCAGCGGACTGGACTCCATGGTGCTCGGCGAGCCCCAAATCCTAGGCCAGATGAAAGATGCAGTACGCGCCGCCGAAGACGCTGGCGCGATGGGGTCAACCCTGCACCAGTTGTTTCAGCGCTCTTTTGCCGTCGCCAAGGAAGTACGCAGCAGTACCGAAATCGGCGAGCACAGCATCAGCATGGCCGCGGCCGCAGTACGGCTAGCCAGTCAATTGTTTGAAGACTTGGGCGACATCAAGGTTTTGTTTGTCGGTGCTGGCGAAATGATTGATCTGGCGGCTACGCACTTTGCCGCCAAAAACCCCAAATCCATGACGATAGCCAATCGCACACTGGAACGCGGCGAGCTACTTGCCGCGCGTTTCGGCGCACAAGTCATGCGTCTAGCTGATCTACCCAGCCGCTTGCACGAGTTTGATGCGGTCATTAGCTGCACCGCCAGCACACTGCCAATCATTGGTCTGGGGGCAGTAGAGCGCGCCGTCAAACTGCGTAAACGCAAACCGATGTTCATGGTCGACTTGGCCGTGCCGCGCGACATAGAGCCCGAAGTCAAGGATTTACCCGACATCTACCTCTACACCGTCGATGACTTGGCCCAAGTCGTCCAAAGCGGCAAAGACAGCCGCCAAGCAGCCGTCGCTCAAGCCGAGGTGATTATTGACGCCGGTGTGCAAAACTTCATGCACTGGCTAGACCAGCGCGGCACTGTGCCATTGATTCAGCAAATCAACGCCCAAGCAGAAGAGTGGCGCGACCATGAAATTGCCCGCGCCAAAAAAATGCTGGCTAGAGGCGAGCCGGTTGAAGCAGTACTCGAAGCGCTAAGCCGCGGGCTAACGCAAAAAATGTTGCACGGCACTATGGCCGAGCTGCACACCGGCGATGCTGACAGTCGTGCCGCCACAGCGCAAACGGTTTCGCGGCTATTTTTACGCAACGCGCCGTTGACTAGCGGACAAGACAAGCAACATTAG
- the ugpQ gene encoding glycerophosphodiester phosphodiesterase, protein MMTKNWPYPRWIAHRGAGKLAPENTLAAFKAGAALGYKMFECDVKLSADDVLFLLHDSTLERTSSGSGEARAQNWAALSQLDAGSWHSPAFKGEALPSFEGVAQYCLKNDFFLNIEIKPSPGLEAITGSAVANAAAALWKNAVTPPLLTSFQVASLEAAQKAQPQLPRGLLLHKLTPDWVALAQRLGCVAVICNYLLWDESSVGKAKAAGFKTLSYTVNDQAVVIRLQALGTDGIITDRLDLFNPAV, encoded by the coding sequence ATGATGACAAAAAACTGGCCCTACCCCCGCTGGATAGCCCACCGCGGCGCCGGCAAGTTAGCACCAGAAAATACACTGGCAGCCTTTAAAGCCGGCGCCGCACTGGGCTACAAGATGTTTGAATGCGACGTCAAACTCAGCGCCGACGATGTTTTGTTTTTGCTGCATGACAGCACGCTAGAGCGCACCAGCAGCGGCAGCGGCGAGGCACGCGCTCAAAATTGGGCGGCCTTGTCTCAACTAGACGCGGGCAGCTGGCACTCACCAGCCTTCAAAGGCGAGGCCTTGCCTAGCTTTGAGGGCGTAGCCCAATACTGTTTAAAAAACGATTTTTTTCTCAACATCGAGATCAAGCCGTCGCCAGGCTTGGAAGCGATCACCGGCAGCGCCGTAGCCAACGCCGCCGCTGCGCTATGGAAAAACGCCGTCACGCCGCCGCTGCTCACCTCTTTTCAAGTCGCTTCACTGGAAGCGGCACAGAAGGCGCAGCCGCAGCTGCCGCGCGGATTGCTGCTGCATAAACTCACGCCGGATTGGGTGGCGCTTGCCCAGCGTCTGGGCTGTGTGGCGGTGATTTGCAACTACCTGCTGTGGGACGAAAGCAGCGTAGGCAAGGCCAAGGCCGCAGGCTTTAAGACCTTGAGCTACACCGTCAACGACCAAGCGGTGGTGATACGGCTGCAAGCTCTTGGCACAGACGGCATCATCACAGACAGACTGGACTTGTTTAACCCCGCCGTTTGA
- a CDS encoding sn-glycerol-3-phosphate import ATP-binding protein UgpC — MSSITLEKIVKRYASKKTEVQVLHGVSVDIKDGEFVVIVGPSGCGKSTLLRMVAGLEEVTEGNILIGGKKVNDLEPAKRDIAMVFQNYALYPHMSVFENMAYGLKIAKLPTIEIKARVDKAAQILELSALLERKPRELSGGQRQRVAMGRAIVRQPQVFLFDEPLSNLDAKLRVQTRLEIQKLHRELGITSLFVTHDQVEAMTLAQRMMVMNAGRMEQFGTPEEVYHQPATTFVASFMGSPPMNLLSAAPNADFGGPAGAILGIRPEHLQVANSGWPAIVETVEMLGAERLVYCRLGEERLTVRTDESVSKAPEIGQTLHLAPRTDRLHWFDSSSGQRIST; from the coding sequence ATGTCATCGATTACTCTGGAAAAAATTGTCAAACGCTACGCCTCGAAAAAAACCGAGGTGCAGGTGCTGCACGGCGTGAGCGTAGATATAAAGGATGGCGAATTCGTGGTCATAGTCGGCCCGTCGGGTTGCGGCAAATCCACGCTGCTGCGTATGGTGGCAGGCCTAGAAGAAGTCACCGAAGGCAACATCTTGATTGGCGGGAAAAAAGTGAACGACTTGGAACCCGCCAAGCGCGACATTGCCATGGTGTTTCAGAACTACGCGCTCTATCCACACATGAGCGTGTTTGAAAACATGGCCTATGGTTTGAAGATTGCCAAACTGCCGACCATAGAGATCAAAGCGCGGGTCGACAAGGCAGCGCAAATCCTAGAACTCAGCGCACTGCTTGAGCGCAAGCCCCGAGAACTTTCGGGCGGTCAGCGTCAGCGCGTGGCCATGGGTCGGGCCATAGTGCGCCAGCCCCAGGTGTTTTTGTTTGACGAGCCGCTGTCTAATCTTGACGCCAAACTGCGTGTGCAAACCCGGCTTGAAATTCAAAAACTGCACCGTGAGCTAGGCATTACCTCGCTGTTTGTGACCCATGACCAAGTCGAGGCCATGACGCTGGCCCAGCGCATGATGGTCATGAATGCCGGGCGCATGGAGCAGTTCGGCACGCCTGAGGAGGTCTACCACCAGCCCGCCACCACCTTTGTCGCCAGCTTTATGGGCTCACCGCCGATGAACTTACTCAGCGCCGCGCCGAACGCCGACTTTGGCGGCCCGGCTGGCGCCATTCTCGGCATACGGCCAGAACATCTGCAAGTTGCCAACAGCGGCTGGCCGGCCATCGTCGAGACGGTAGAAATGCTGGGCGCCGAGCGCTTGGTTTACTGCCGCTTAGGTGAAGAACGCCTGACTGTGCGTACTGACGAGAGCGTCTCAAAAGCGCCCGAAATCGGCCAAACCCTGCACTTAGCGCCACGCACCGACAGACTGCACTGGTTTGATTCCAGCAGCGGACAGAGAATCTCAACATGA
- the ugpE gene encoding sn-glycerol-3-phosphate ABC transporter permease UgpE, whose translation MVERRPLLGLLVHLLLILGIVVVAFPVYLAFIASTHTAQEVAQTPMTLLPGSHFWETYKAALLGNGGGAGSNAPVGRMLWVSLVTALIIAFGKISISLLSAFAIVYFRFPFKGFFFWSIFITLMLPVEVRIGPTYQVVADLGMLNSFSGLTIPLIASATATFLFRQFFLTVPEEMLEAARMDGAGPMRFFWDILLPLSKTTIAALFVIQFIYGWNQYLWPLLATTSEDMYPVVIGIKRMIAGGEGGNEWNIVMATVILAMLPPTLVVVLMQRWFVKGLVDTEK comes from the coding sequence ATGGTTGAGCGCCGTCCCTTACTCGGCCTGTTAGTCCATTTGCTACTGATACTGGGCATTGTGGTGGTGGCCTTTCCGGTCTACCTGGCCTTTATTGCCTCTACTCACACCGCTCAAGAGGTAGCGCAAACACCAATGACGCTGCTGCCAGGTAGTCACTTTTGGGAAACCTATAAAGCCGCGCTGTTAGGCAACGGCGGCGGCGCCGGCTCGAACGCACCCGTCGGCCGCATGCTTTGGGTCAGTCTGGTCACGGCCCTCATCATCGCCTTCGGCAAGATTTCGATTTCGCTGCTGTCGGCGTTTGCCATCGTCTACTTCCGCTTTCCCTTTAAAGGCTTTTTCTTCTGGTCCATCTTCATCACCTTGATGCTGCCAGTGGAAGTACGGATTGGACCGACTTACCAAGTCGTCGCCGATCTGGGCATGCTGAACAGTTTTTCAGGTTTGACGATTCCGCTGATTGCGTCGGCCACCGCAACTTTTTTGTTTCGCCAATTTTTTCTAACCGTGCCCGAGGAAATGCTGGAAGCCGCGCGCATGGATGGCGCTGGCCCTATGCGTTTTTTCTGGGATATTTTGCTACCCCTGTCCAAGACCACGATTGCCGCGCTGTTCGTGATCCAGTTCATTTATGGCTGGAATCAATATCTGTGGCCGCTACTGGCCACTACTAGCGAGGACATGTATCCGGTAGTCATTGGCATTAAACGCATGATCGCCGGCGGCGAAGGCGGCAACGAGTGGAACATCGTCATGGCGACCGTGATTCTGGCCATGCTGCCACCGACATTAGTGGTGGTATTGATGCAGCGTTGGTTTGTCAAAGGCCTGGTCGACACCGAAAAATAA
- the ugpA gene encoding sn-glycerol-3-phosphate ABC transporter permease UgpA → MEKRVLFKSTWLPWLLLAPQFCIITVFFFWPAGQALLQSFQLQDPFGLSTEWVGLDNFKALFSDSGYLESFKTTAVFSTLVATIGIGVSLMLAVLADRIIKGALFYRTLLIVPYAVAPAVAGVLWIFMFSPSLGIVSYWLAQSIGFQTDYLLNSNHAMGLIVSAAVWKQVSYNFLFFVAGLQSIPKSLIEAAAIDGAGPWKRFTSIQFPLLSPTTFFLLVINLVYAFFDTFAIIDATTHGGPGRDTSTLVYKVYYDGFKAMDLGGSAAQSVVLMVIVIALTVFQFRYVEKKVNYA, encoded by the coding sequence ATGGAAAAGCGCGTTCTGTTCAAGTCGACCTGGCTGCCCTGGCTGCTGCTAGCGCCGCAGTTTTGCATCATCACGGTGTTTTTTTTCTGGCCAGCCGGCCAAGCCTTGCTGCAATCTTTTCAATTGCAAGACCCGTTCGGCCTGTCTACTGAGTGGGTAGGCTTGGATAACTTCAAGGCGCTATTTTCAGACTCCGGCTATCTTGAATCGTTTAAAACCACCGCCGTCTTCTCGACCTTGGTCGCAACCATCGGAATTGGCGTGTCTTTAATGCTGGCGGTTCTGGCCGACCGCATCATCAAGGGCGCGCTGTTTTACCGCACGCTGCTGATAGTGCCTTACGCAGTAGCACCCGCCGTCGCTGGCGTGTTGTGGATTTTTATGTTCTCGCCGTCCTTGGGCATAGTGTCTTACTGGCTGGCCCAGTCGATAGGCTTTCAGACCGACTACCTGCTCAACTCGAATCACGCCATGGGACTTATCGTCTCGGCGGCGGTATGGAAACAGGTCTCTTACAACTTTTTGTTTTTTGTCGCTGGCCTGCAATCTATCCCTAAGTCGCTAATAGAAGCGGCCGCGATAGACGGCGCCGGGCCGTGGAAGCGTTTTACCAGCATTCAGTTTCCACTGCTCTCACCGACTACGTTTTTCCTCTTAGTGATTAACTTGGTCTACGCGTTTTTTGATACCTTCGCCATTATTGACGCGACCACTCACGGCGGGCCGGGGCGCGACACCTCTACGCTGGTCTACAAGGTTTACTACGACGGCTTTAAAGCCATGGACTTGGGCGGCTCGGCGGCGCAATCAGTCGTTTTAATGGTCATAGTTATTGCGCTAACCGTATTCCAGTTCCGCTACGTTGAGAAGAAAGTCAATTACGCATGA
- the ugpB gene encoding sn-glycerol-3-phosphate ABC transporter substrate-binding protein UgpB: protein MKNRFAATALAAVTLCLPIISQAQTEIQWWHSMTGGLNEWVNDQAKQFNDSQKDYKVVPTFKGNYDESMATATAAFRAGNAPHILQVFEVGTATMMAAKGAIKPVAEVMKESGVAFDPKSYVPAVAGYYTAANGQMLSFPFNSSTTIFYYNKDAFKAAGLDPNKAPSTWPEVVAAAAKLKASGSKCPYTTSWMSWVQLESFSTWHNVLFATQNNGFGGNSARLTFNSPLHLRHFENLANMSKQGLFVYKGRASVSVPSFVSGECAMFTGSSGSYADVSKNAKFAYGLAPLPYYPDVAGAPQNTAIGGASLWVMAGKKPAEYKGVAQFFKYLSSPEVQSASHKRTGYLPITTAAYELTEKSGYYKQFPGTDVAVQQMIRKTTDKSRGIRLGNFVQIRTIIDEETEQIWAGKKEPKQALDDAVRRGNEQLEKFEKANKS from the coding sequence ATGAAAAACCGTTTTGCCGCCACGGCCCTAGCCGCCGTCACTTTGTGCCTGCCCATCATCAGCCAGGCCCAGACCGAGATTCAGTGGTGGCACTCCATGACGGGCGGGCTCAATGAATGGGTTAACGACCAAGCCAAGCAGTTCAACGACAGCCAAAAAGACTACAAAGTCGTGCCCACCTTCAAGGGCAATTACGACGAGTCCATGGCCACTGCCACGGCAGCCTTTCGGGCCGGCAATGCGCCACATATTTTGCAAGTATTTGAAGTCGGCACCGCCACCATGATGGCCGCCAAGGGCGCAATCAAGCCGGTTGCCGAAGTCATGAAGGAAAGCGGCGTCGCCTTTGACCCCAAGTCTTACGTGCCAGCGGTTGCGGGTTATTACACGGCAGCGAACGGCCAGATGCTGTCGTTTCCGTTCAACAGTTCGACAACGATTTTTTACTACAACAAAGACGCCTTTAAAGCTGCTGGCCTAGACCCCAACAAAGCGCCAAGCACTTGGCCTGAAGTGGTAGCCGCCGCCGCCAAACTCAAGGCGTCTGGCTCCAAATGCCCTTACACCACCAGCTGGATGAGCTGGGTGCAGCTAGAGAGTTTTTCGACCTGGCACAACGTCTTGTTCGCGACCCAAAACAACGGTTTTGGTGGCAACAGCGCGCGTCTGACCTTTAACTCGCCACTGCATCTGCGTCACTTTGAAAACCTTGCCAACATGTCTAAACAGGGCTTGTTTGTCTACAAAGGTCGCGCCAGCGTTTCAGTACCCAGCTTTGTTTCTGGCGAATGCGCGATGTTCACCGGCTCATCCGGCTCTTACGCCGACGTGAGTAAAAATGCCAAATTTGCCTATGGCCTTGCACCCTTGCCTTACTACCCAGACGTAGCCGGCGCACCGCAAAACACGGCTATCGGTGGTGCCAGTCTTTGGGTAATGGCGGGTAAAAAACCGGCGGAATACAAAGGCGTGGCCCAGTTCTTTAAATACCTCTCCAGCCCAGAAGTGCAGTCAGCCAGCCACAAGCGCACGGGTTATCTGCCCATCACCACTGCGGCCTATGAGTTGACCGAGAAGTCTGGTTATTACAAGCAGTTTCCAGGCACCGACGTCGCCGTGCAGCAGATGATTCGTAAAACCACTGACAAATCGCGCGGCATTCGTTTGGGCAATTTCGTACAGATACGCACCATCATCGACGAAGAAACCGAACAAATCTGGGCCGGCAAAAAAGAGCCAAAACAGGCGCTGGACGATGCGGTCAGACGCGGCAACGAGCAACTCGAAAAGTTCGAAAAAGCCAACAAGTCATAA